TGACCAGCGTGTGTTCGATCGTGCGTGACTGGGCGTTGCTGCGGTACAGGATCGCGATTTCGCTGCGCGACGTGCCGGTGCTGATCAGCGCCTTGATTTCCTCGACGATCCAGCCGGCTTCCTGCGAATCGGTTGCGGATTCATACACGCGCACCGGTTCGCCGTGACCCGCGTCGGTACGCAGATTCTTGCCCAGACGCCGCGAGTTGTTGGCGATCAGCTGATTGGCCGCGTCGAGAATATGGCCGTGCGAGCGGTAGTTCTGCTCGAGCTTGATCAGGTGGCGAACGTTGAACTCATGTTCGAAGTCGCGCATGTTGCCGACGTTCGCGCCCCGGAACGCGTAGATCGACTGGTCGTCGTCGCCGACCGCGAAGATCGAATTGGTCTGGCCCGCCAGCATTTTGAGCCACGCATACTGCAGCTTGTTGGTGTCCTGGAACTCGTCCACCAGAATGTGCCGGAAACGCGCCTGATAGTGCGCGCGCAGCGGCGGATTGTGCGCGAGCAACTCGTAGCAGCGCAGCAGCAGTTCCGGAAAGTCGACCACGCCTTCGCGCTGGCATTGCTGGTCGTAGGCTTCGTAGAGTTCGACGAACTTGCGGTTGAAGTTGTCCGTGGCGTCGACGTCTTTGGGCCGCAGGCCTTGTTCCTTCGCGTTGTTGATGAAGTACTGGAGGTTTTTCGCCGGGTACTTTTCGTCGTCGATGTTAAGGCCCTTCATCAGACGCTTGATCGCGGACAGTTGGTCCGCCGTGTCGAGAATCTGGAAGGTGGCCGGCAAACCCGCGTCACGATGATGCGCGCGCAACATGCGGTTACACAGACCGTGGAAGGTGCCGATCCACATGCCGCGGGTGTCGATCGGCAGAAGCGCCGACAGGCGCGACATCATTTCGCGGGCGGCCTTGTTGGTGAAGGTCACCGCCAGAATCGTGGCGGGCGACGCCAGGCCGTGCTGGATGAGCCACGCGATGCGCGTGATCAGAACGCGGGTCTTGCCGCTGCCCGCGCCGGCGAGAATGAGCGCGGGCTCGTTGGGAAGCGTGACGGCGGCGTGTTGTTCGGGGTTGAGATTGGCTAGCAGGTCGGGCATTTGTCTGGAGGGGCGGCGGATCGTTCGTCATTATATGCCCCTGGGAGGAATGGCTTTTTTGTCTTCACGGCGCTTTTGTCTGTGCGTGTTCGGGTGTGTCAGCGCGCTTCCCAACCTGGCGGTGTGCTGGCGTTGCGCCTATGAGGGAAAGCGCCCTCGCCTGCGAGGCGTCGCTGCGCTGAGGAAGCACCCCGACATACAACAGGCCCTTCCTCATTGGATGCCCGGGTGCTCAGGGATTCGAGCTCAGGACTCTTTTTATGTCTTCCTCCGACGCACCAAACAATTGGCCAATGAATGACGGGCTCAATCCGCTCGTCCGTGCAAGATTTCGAATTTCAGCTTTATCGGCTTCGCTGAACACCATCGTTCCCTGAGGAGGCCGTTCTGCTGGCGGGGCGTCAACAACATCGTCCTGTGGCGCCACAAGGGGAAGATCCTCTTCATACAAGCGTTCAATAGCCGCGTGAGGCTGCTTGAGCTGGGTCGCGACGTCCTTGAGGCTATCGCCTTCATTCATTGCACGAATCGCCTCGATTTCCTGCTCTGGCGAAAGCGGTGGAATCCATTCGTAGTGATCGACCATCTCCGGCGACAGGGCCGAAGACGTGCCGGGTTTCGGCGACATTGGGCGCGATATGAAGCCGCTCGCATACTCCTGTTCGACGAGCGCGACCGTACTCTCGGGCAGATTGGTGCCCCGGGCGAGATCGCCGGTCGTAAAGCCGTAATCCCGGGTGCCGAGCGCGCGCGCAATATCGTCAAGTTGCTCCGGCGTCACGGAGTCCATGGTTTGCGTACGGAATTCGTTAGCAAGACTACGGGCTTTCCACGGAGAGATGCCGAGTTTCGTGGCAACCTCCTCCCGGGTATAGCCCTTTTCGAACATGGCCATTGCCGCATCCCGATCTTTCGGTGTGAAATGGATGTCATGCGTGCCCTCGGGCACGCCCTGCTTCAGACGCCTGACATAGCCCGGAGGCATGTCGAGCGAATCAGCAACCGCTTCGGGCGATTTTTCCTGCGCCAGAAGCTCGGTTGCCAACGAATCCCTGGCCATTCGGTGCTGATTGGCAATTCCCCGCACGGTTTCCAGCGGGAGTTCCAGCTCCCCGGCAACTTCTTTGGGAGTTTTGCCGTCGTCCAGTTGCTGAATGGCCGCGGTCCGCTTTTCCGGCGTCGTGTCCCACCACGACTTTTTGTAAGTGTTGGCGTTGTAGTTCGCCAAAATATCCCTGACTTTTTTCTGCGAAAGCTTGACTGCATCAGCAACTTCGCGAGTGGATTTCCCCTGGTTTTTCAGTGCAAATACCTGATCTATCTGCCCGGGCGTAACACTCCCCGGCATGCGAGCAGCGATCCCATTCTGCTTGGCGATCTTCCCTACCGTGGTTCTAGACACACCCATCAGCTCGCCTATTTTCCGTTGTGACATTCCCTCGTTGAGCAGTTTGATGATTTCCTGGCGGTCTCCCGGTGAGATTTTCAAAGCGCGCAAAGAGGCCGCAACCTTTAAGGGAATATTTTGCTGACGGGCAATATTGCTTACCGAAGATTGCGCTATTCTCAATTTTTGCGCTATTTCTTTATGTGTCAACTCGCCTTGCTCCAGCAACTGGATAGCTGTCCGTCGAATTTCCGGCTTTAACCCCGCAGGTGATTTGACACCATTGGCGCGGGCAATTTTTTTCACGGCAAACGGAGATACTCCCAGTTGCGCGGCGATCTCCTTTTGCGTCAGCTGACCGTTTGTCAACAGCTTGAGAATGTCTCGTCTGGTTACATCTGAGAGGGGTCGTCTACTTAAGGAAGCGGGGGCAGAAAGGGGGATATTTTCTTCTCTGGCAATTTTGCTTACTGACCTAGGGTCTATTCCCACCTCCTTGGCTATTTGATTCATCGGCATCTCCCCTTCCCTCAATAGTCTGATGACTTCCTGCCGGATTTCACCGCTAATTTTGGGGGGCATTCCACCCCTCAGCCCCACCTCCCCATCAAGCTCCCATTGGCGCGACGTCTCATTCAGGCGGACAGGATATTGCGGCTTCAGATCCGCTCCCTTGTTAAACACCCGCCAGCCGTTTGTGTCCCGGTCAAAGCGGACGTGATAAGCCTTTCCGCCCAGTTCGATATACCGGTCACCGTGGGCATCCACCAGAATGCCTTCGGTCGGCCCCGCACGGAGATCCTTCACCGCAACGTCGGGATCGGCATAGCTCACCAGTGACCCATAGGGGTTGTCTCCCACGCTCTGGTGCGCCAGCAGGCTGGTCGGATCCACCGCCGGTCCAGCCTCGGCAAGCGTCTTCTCCTGCAGCGCCTTTTCCGCGGCCAATGCCTCGCGGCTCAAGGTCTGTTCTGCCCGTAGCCCATCGACGATGCCTCGACCCGCCGCCTGAACCAGGTCTTTGCCCGCAGTGCCCCCGCCTTCCCCGGCCATGCTGGCCGCCTCGGCCTCCCGCGCTGCCGCAGAAACCGCTTTACCCGCAAGGCTGACTTCCCTCGCAACACTCGAGCCCTCTCCACCCAGCATGCCCAGCAGCGCCGAACCATAATCGAGCCCCATGCGGACGTTGTCCGGCAGGGTCGAGGGCAATAGATCAGCCAGCGGGGCCAGAGGCGTCAGACCGAGCAGCACCCGGGCTATGCCTTCCAGCACCTGGCCGGCCAGCTTCTCCGCCCGCGCCGCAGGCGTGATGGAATAGTCCTTGTAACTGGCGTCCTTGAGGACGGCGTTGTACCGGTCGCTCAGATCGCGCACGTAGTCGGCGCCCACCGGCGGCAGGTTTCCGAGAATGTCCGTATATCGTTTGGCCGCGCCCACTGATTGCGCATTCAGTGGGCCGCTCACCTGATCATGCCAGGCGTCCAGTTTGTCCCGCAGTT
This genomic stretch from Paraburkholderia dioscoreae harbors:
- a CDS encoding helix-turn-helix domain-containing protein, which translates into the protein MTGKDLQGSNGARSAAAANPQRTTQATGTLPNASLEEFKGLLGKYDTVDGEVHRSSDANSQIAQKIEAGIQQEMTGYPPEVIRFQERQTRLQGMLAELPDSERQFYGGVLATLGTAYQLETDNDKRYAIDEKLTGLENAVLEESNRVRNDPVDRVLGQFNPPMGEAYLNREDRERVGRLEKLREEFLGATDADEREDIFAEASDLKRKLQERISVEVGKRQQVERAQWKEANGEVDRIVQEAQAQTDPAKRYELVGRQLFQINPGQDELKDKVVLAFMQRMHDSPELRDKLDAWHDQVSGPLNAQSVGAAKRYTDILGNLPPVGADYVRDLSDRYNAVLKDASYKDYSITPAARAEKLAGQVLEGIARVLLGLTPLAPLADLLPSTLPDNVRMGLDYGSALLGMLGGEGSSVAREVSLAGKAVSAAAREAEAASMAGEGGGTAGKDLVQAAGRGIVDGLRAEQTLSREALAAEKALQEKTLAEAGPAVDPTSLLAHQSVGDNPYGSLVSYADPDVAVKDLRAGPTEGILVDAHGDRYIELGGKAYHVRFDRDTNGWRVFNKGADLKPQYPVRLNETSRQWELDGEVGLRGGMPPKISGEIRQEVIRLLREGEMPMNQIAKEVGIDPRSVSKIAREENIPLSAPASLSRRPLSDVTRRDILKLLTNGQLTQKEIAAQLGVSPFAVKKIARANGVKSPAGLKPEIRRTAIQLLEQGELTHKEIAQKLRIAQSSVSNIARQQNIPLKVAASLRALKISPGDRQEIIKLLNEGMSQRKIGELMGVSRTTVGKIAKQNGIAARMPGSVTPGQIDQVFALKNQGKSTREVADAVKLSQKKVRDILANYNANTYKKSWWDTTPEKRTAAIQQLDDGKTPKEVAGELELPLETVRGIANQHRMARDSLATELLAQEKSPEAVADSLDMPPGYVRRLKQGVPEGTHDIHFTPKDRDAAMAMFEKGYTREEVATKLGISPWKARSLANEFRTQTMDSVTPEQLDDIARALGTRDYGFTTGDLARGTNLPESTVALVEQEYASGFISRPMSPKPGTSSALSPEMVDHYEWIPPLSPEQEIEAIRAMNEGDSLKDVATQLKQPHAAIERLYEEDLPLVAPQDDVVDAPPAERPPQGTMVFSEADKAEIRNLARTSGLSPSFIGQLFGASEEDIKRVLSSNP